The following coding sequences are from one Verrucomicrobiia bacterium window:
- a CDS encoding PQQ-like beta-propeller repeat protein encodes MKILRWAAATLTAAGMVWGADTPTDTWPTLHGNLQRHGFYAEFPTNNLRLAWRKELYRELTGPRAEVIVEGGLAFMGTYAGSFYAWDAATGAERWKFQAGGPIGHSPMLDQGRVYVASMDRRLYALEAATGRQLWAFEAEEGFWSAPLAHAGRVFCGARDGWFYAVNAANGTLAWKQRTGAPILNSPSLTEDGRRVVVVSEDMHVYCWEAADGRPVWRSRKLAGLTARDYFPVVFRGLIFVTTTPVKDFHTILGENEQMLIRRTGFTGKDPRYIPGTPEDVAREQEFIVEHLRKHPEEQVFYALRVEDGQEPWVAPILYTGGLHNPMTPPCVNPLTGEVFTQLRSAYGTWDGGGEVRSYTCFGKINLNNGRVELLGHGYPAKEPGRPPGAKDMPWMGFNYIGDETQTLSCAPGRLFSNHQGFLGELDLLTGKVRSRFGRRDTYGGFYGAGNFGWEKQGGYEKARAAGQPYGLVNEWHGPARAIAAVAGGRVYYSVGSQVLCWEAIP; translated from the coding sequence GTGAAAATTCTCAGGTGGGCAGCGGCCACGTTGACCGCGGCGGGCATGGTGTGGGGTGCGGACACGCCAACCGATACATGGCCCACGTTGCATGGGAATCTGCAACGCCATGGTTTTTATGCGGAGTTTCCCACAAATAATCTGCGGCTGGCCTGGCGCAAGGAATTGTACCGTGAACTGACCGGGCCGCGGGCGGAGGTCATCGTGGAAGGTGGTCTGGCCTTCATGGGCACTTACGCGGGAAGTTTTTACGCCTGGGACGCCGCGACGGGTGCCGAACGCTGGAAATTCCAGGCCGGCGGCCCCATCGGCCACTCGCCCATGTTGGATCAGGGCCGGGTTTACGTGGCCTCCATGGATCGGCGGTTGTATGCGCTGGAGGCGGCCACCGGCCGGCAGCTTTGGGCGTTTGAAGCGGAGGAAGGTTTTTGGAGCGCCCCGCTGGCGCACGCGGGGAGGGTGTTTTGTGGCGCGCGCGACGGATGGTTCTACGCTGTGAACGCGGCCAATGGCACACTGGCTTGGAAACAGCGCACCGGCGCGCCCATTTTGAACAGCCCCAGCCTGACCGAGGACGGCCGGCGGGTGGTGGTGGTTTCTGAGGATATGCATGTTTATTGCTGGGAGGCGGCTGACGGCCGCCCAGTCTGGCGCTCGCGCAAGCTGGCCGGGCTGACCGCGCGGGACTATTTCCCTGTGGTGTTTCGCGGTTTGATCTTTGTGACCACCACCCCTGTGAAGGATTTTCACACCATCCTGGGCGAAAACGAGCAGATGCTGATTCGCCGCACCGGATTCACGGGTAAGGACCCGCGCTACATCCCCGGCACCCCCGAAGATGTGGCACGCGAGCAGGAATTCATCGTCGAGCATCTGCGAAAGCACCCCGAGGAGCAGGTTTTTTATGCCTTGCGCGTGGAGGACGGCCAGGAGCCATGGGTGGCGCCCATTCTCTATACCGGCGGGCTGCACAATCCCATGACCCCGCCGTGCGTAAATCCCCTCACGGGCGAGGTGTTCACACAATTACGTTCCGCGTACGGCACCTGGGATGGTGGCGGCGAGGTGCGTTCCTACACCTGCTTTGGCAAAATCAATTTGAACAATGGCCGGGTGGAGCTGCTGGGGCACGGTTATCCCGCCAAGGAGCCGGGGCGTCCCCCGGGTGCCAAAGACATGCCTTGGATGGGATTTAACTACATTGGCGATGAGACGCAAACCCTCTCCTGTGCGCCCGGCCGGTTGTTCAGCAATCATCAGGGCTTTCTAGGTGAACTGGATTTGCTTACCGGCAAAGTGCGCAGTCGCTTCGGCAGGCGGGACACCTACGGCGGGTTTTATGGAGCCGGCAATTTCGGGTGGGAAAAGCAAGGCGGCTACGAGAAGGCGCGGGCCGCAGGGCAGCCTTACGGCTTGGTCAATGAATGGCATGGGCCCGCGCGGGCCATTGCCGCGGTGGCCGGGGGGCGGGTGTACTACTCGGTGGGTTCACAAGTGCTCTGTTGGGAGGCGATACCATGA
- the pstA gene encoding phosphate ABC transporter permease PstA, producing MSTPQKPFSRSRPDPFSVLFTGLTGLATLLILLILAVILGNILWHGAEGLSWRFVFSMSDREMFDVQQAGVLPMIVGTAARVILMTILVLPIGVITAIYLNEYAHSTSIFTRIIRGAVNNLAGVPSIVFGLFGMGFFISFIGGRLDAALYPGDAEPHWGKPALIWASATLAVMTLPVVIVATEEALRAIPMGLREASLALGATKLQTIVRIVFPNALPGILTGAILAISRAAGEVAPILFTGAAYYMAGLPKSLTDQFMDLGYHVFILSTQSPNIERTRPILYATVVVLLLLTFALNLVAILVRARMRKQMRLSH from the coding sequence ATGAGCACCCCGCAGAAGCCATTCAGCCGCAGCCGGCCCGATCCCTTTTCGGTGTTGTTCACCGGATTGACCGGATTGGCCACGCTGTTGATTCTGCTCATCCTGGCCGTCATTCTTGGTAACATCCTCTGGCACGGGGCCGAGGGCCTGAGCTGGCGGTTTGTTTTCAGCATGTCCGACAGGGAGATGTTTGACGTGCAACAAGCGGGCGTCCTGCCGATGATTGTGGGGACGGCGGCGCGGGTGATTTTAATGACCATCCTCGTGCTGCCCATTGGCGTAATCACCGCGATTTACCTGAATGAGTACGCCCATTCGACCAGCATTTTTACCCGGATTATTCGCGGGGCCGTCAACAATCTGGCCGGGGTGCCTTCGATTGTATTTGGCTTGTTTGGCATGGGCTTCTTCATAAGCTTCATTGGCGGGCGCCTCGATGCCGCGCTGTATCCCGGCGACGCCGAGCCGCATTGGGGCAAGCCGGCGTTGATTTGGGCCAGTGCCACGTTGGCGGTGATGACCCTGCCAGTTGTGATCGTGGCCACCGAGGAAGCCTTGCGCGCCATCCCCATGGGCCTGCGCGAGGCCAGCCTGGCGCTGGGGGCCACCAAGCTGCAGACGATCGTGCGCATCGTGTTCCCCAATGCCCTGCCGGGCATTCTGACGGGCGCCATTCTGGCCATCAGCCGCGCCGCAGGGGAGGTGGCCCCCATCCTGTTCACCGGGGCGGCCTATTACATGGCCGGGCTGCCCAAATCCTTGACGGACCAGTTCATGGACCTCGGTTACCATGTTTTCATTCTGTCCACCCAGTCGCCGAACATTGAGCGCACCCGCCCCATCCTTTACGCCACGGTGGTGGTGCTGCTGCTGCTGACCTTTGCCTTGAATCTGGTGGCCATTCTGGTGCGCGCCCGCATGCGTAAACAAATGCGGTTGTCCCATTAA
- a CDS encoding RNA polymerase sigma factor, with amino-acid sequence MQDRTTGSPAAGAGKQLQALFEAKESALLLYAQRLTGNAAAAEDVVQEAFMRLHREYALVQQPVPWLYRTVHNLAVNHVRATQKLTPLQPIEEDDPEWDVADDAPMPDEQLVRLEAIGQTRLCLAALDARQREVLRLKFEEGLSYKEIGARLNLNVGHVGYLLHHALKDLAAALKHTGVL; translated from the coding sequence ATGCAGGACAGAACCACAGGCAGCCCGGCCGCCGGGGCGGGGAAGCAGTTACAGGCGTTGTTTGAGGCCAAGGAATCGGCCTTGCTCTTGTATGCGCAACGGCTCACCGGCAATGCCGCCGCCGCCGAAGACGTCGTCCAGGAAGCCTTTATGCGATTGCATCGCGAATATGCCCTGGTGCAACAGCCCGTCCCCTGGCTCTACCGGACGGTACACAACCTGGCGGTCAATCACGTGCGCGCCACCCAGAAACTGACCCCCTTGCAGCCAATCGAAGAGGACGACCCAGAATGGGATGTGGCCGATGACGCCCCCATGCCGGATGAGCAACTCGTCCGTCTGGAGGCCATTGGCCAGACACGGCTTTGTCTGGCCGCCCTGGACGCACGGCAACGCGAAGTACTGCGGCTGAAGTTCGAGGAAGGACTGTCCTACAAGGAAATCGGGGCCCGCTTGAATCTGAATGTGGGGCATGTGGGGTATTTGCTCCACCATGCCCTGAAAGACCTGGCGGCCGCCCTCAAACACACCGGTGTCTTATGA
- a CDS encoding phosphate ABC transporter substrate-binding protein: protein MKNLWIFLGLAAGLVMLAPEAVAGKITVKGSDTMVILAQKWAEVYMAKNPDTKIQVTGGGSGIGLAALQNQTTDLANSSRKIRGKEIEACLRNFGRRPTEYKVALDGIMIFVHESNPIKELSLEQLQRIFTGRVRNWKELGGPDARINLYSRENSSGTYEFFKEHVLLGRDFASSAQTMPGTASVVAAVAKDRNAIGYGGAGYGAGVKHLSIKKDENSPAIEPNEETVVNGTYPIWRYLYIYVNPAIDKGEVAAYIRWIRSDEGQKVVKDIGFFPLPEKMRGE, encoded by the coding sequence ATGAAAAATCTGTGGATCTTCTTGGGATTGGCGGCGGGGCTGGTCATGCTCGCGCCGGAGGCCGTGGCGGGAAAAATTACCGTCAAAGGCTCTGACACCATGGTCATTCTTGCCCAGAAATGGGCGGAGGTGTACATGGCCAAGAATCCAGACACCAAAATCCAGGTCACTGGGGGTGGGTCGGGCATCGGCTTGGCGGCGCTGCAGAACCAAACCACCGACTTGGCCAACTCCTCGCGCAAGATTCGTGGCAAGGAAATCGAGGCCTGCCTGCGCAACTTCGGCCGGCGCCCCACCGAGTACAAGGTGGCGCTGGACGGCATCATGATCTTTGTGCACGAAAGCAACCCTATTAAAGAGCTGTCGCTGGAACAGTTGCAGCGCATCTTCACCGGCAGGGTGCGCAATTGGAAAGAACTGGGCGGACCGGACGCCCGCATCAATTTGTACAGCCGCGAAAACAGCTCAGGCACTTACGAGTTCTTTAAGGAGCACGTGCTGCTGGGCCGCGATTTTGCCTCCTCGGCCCAAACCATGCCGGGCACGGCCTCGGTGGTGGCGGCGGTGGCCAAGGACCGCAATGCCATCGGTTACGGTGGCGCGGGTTATGGGGCCGGGGTCAAACACCTGTCCATCAAGAAGGACGAGAACAGCCCCGCCATTGAACCCAACGAGGAGACGGTGGTCAACGGCACTTACCCCATCTGGCGTTACCTGTATATTTACGTCAACCCGGCCATTGACAAGGGCGAGGTGGCGGCCTACATCCGTTGGATTCGCAGCGATGAGGGGCAGAAAGTGGTGAAAGATATCGGATTCTTCCCGCTGCCCGAGAAGATGCGGGGCGAGTAA
- a CDS encoding von Willebrand factor type A domain-containing protein, whose protein sequence is MNPVPPSDPRQDMEARIVALLLGEASPFEEAQLLQAIRRDPELAAFYRDMQKTVGLLREVAQPHAQGIKESTAPAPAPKLSPARRAALLAALETSPGAATPPAAQGSVASVPPKPVPASLGRRVWRRIQQPIGPDMRWVWKLAAAVVALAMLASLLMPALSPAKAKAARIAELNRQKVTELERSLAEAEARHAGESPAPTTAFAGQGPAGNSFGVATGQPATPAKQNTANARFANEVYLPTASLGDQAVADFSDRPVNVDGDLGGGRAESRERQDTLYFYFDAQGASREAGGGGAGGFYGRAEGGRAQAPQEQRLSTRDAKDIASLEVRTGLAAAPANRPIAPPAATPAPAPAAQPASSVTALGVPAGTVINGRADGLAEAGATVRSLDNLQRSYALPAGGTAVLPQQDLALQNIDPVKSRSEAAESFWRDQFNVSTVNAAEPANRLEDAQNLTGGQLQVNGLLKEASAGETRRKRLAEQDGTRELERLARRADEAAQTPVAKSLAGGLAGPPPQRTPMEAADKREEKAAEGKKELLQESLEVAKMPTAGDTPQLGRIFAPPPSPAVPPGKPDAEETLAKGKPGASLPPLIHQLEVQTAPNSGVNFSTFSLNVSDVSFKTAAASLQAGQWPDPHSIRVEEFINAFHYRDPAPAPGARLAFNWEMARHPFAHQRDLLRFSIQTAALGRQAAQPLHLVVLLDNSGSMGRPDRVAIVGQALRVLADKLQPQDKLSVVAFARRPQLCVDGQPGHQAREALQRVLQLNPEGGTDLGAGLDLAYQTALKHFHARANNRVLLLTDGAANLGDVDPEVLKRKVVSHRQKGVALDCFGVGWEGLDDDLLELLSRNGDGRYALLNEVDQAATEFAEKLAGALNVAAADVKTQVEFNPYRVTAYRQIGYARHQLTKEQFRDNTVDAAELAAAEAGNAMYVVQVNPQGSGPLGVVRVRYRVPQTGEYEEREWVLPYQPQPPSLEQASPAMRLAAAAALFGEYLSRNPYAGEIQLKRLAALAGSTVKAFEPDPRPQQLLTMLQQALRLEGMQ, encoded by the coding sequence ATGAATCCTGTTCCCCCCTCCGACCCGCGCCAGGACATGGAGGCCCGCATCGTGGCCCTGCTGCTGGGCGAGGCCAGCCCCTTTGAAGAAGCGCAGTTGCTACAGGCGATCAGACGGGATCCTGAACTGGCAGCGTTCTACCGCGACATGCAAAAAACGGTGGGGCTGCTGCGCGAGGTGGCGCAACCCCATGCTCAAGGCATTAAGGAATCAACCGCCCCCGCCCCGGCTCCCAAGCTGTCCCCGGCCCGCCGCGCGGCGTTGCTGGCCGCCCTGGAAACCTCGCCAGGGGCTGCAACGCCACCGGCTGCCCAAGGTTCCGTGGCCAGCGTTCCCCCAAAGCCCGTGCCAGCAAGTTTGGGAAGGAGGGTCTGGCGGCGAATACAACAACCCATCGGGCCGGACATGCGTTGGGTCTGGAAACTAGCCGCGGCCGTGGTAGCGTTGGCCATGCTCGCCTCGCTCCTTATGCCCGCCTTAAGCCCGGCAAAGGCAAAGGCTGCACGGATCGCAGAACTCAACCGACAAAAAGTTACCGAATTGGAGCGAAGCCTGGCAGAAGCCGAGGCCCGGCACGCGGGAGAATCGCCTGCTCCCACCACGGCTTTTGCCGGCCAGGGGCCGGCCGGGAACAGCTTCGGCGTGGCAACTGGGCAGCCTGCCACGCCCGCCAAGCAAAACACGGCAAACGCCCGATTTGCCAACGAGGTTTATCTGCCCACAGCCAGCCTGGGCGACCAGGCCGTCGCGGATTTTTCGGATCGGCCGGTTAATGTGGATGGCGATCTGGGGGGGGGGCGTGCTGAGTCACGCGAGCGTCAAGACACCCTGTACTTCTATTTTGACGCCCAGGGAGCGTCTCGGGAGGCGGGGGGGGGTGGTGCAGGCGGCTTTTACGGGCGCGCTGAAGGCGGCCGCGCGCAGGCCCCGCAGGAGCAAAGGCTATCCACCCGTGATGCCAAAGACATCGCCTCGTTGGAGGTGCGCACTGGTTTGGCGGCCGCACCGGCCAATCGGCCAATCGCACCGCCGGCGGCCACCCCTGCCCCAGCACCGGCGGCGCAACCAGCTTCATCGGTCACAGCTCTGGGAGTGCCGGCGGGTACGGTAATTAATGGGCGCGCCGACGGTCTGGCAGAGGCGGGTGCCACGGTCAGATCCCTGGATAATTTGCAACGCTCCTACGCCCTGCCGGCGGGGGGAACGGCGGTTCTGCCGCAGCAGGACCTGGCCTTGCAAAACATTGATCCTGTCAAATCCCGGTCCGAGGCAGCCGAATCGTTTTGGAGAGACCAATTCAATGTCTCCACCGTTAATGCAGCAGAGCCTGCCAATCGCCTGGAGGACGCACAAAACCTGACCGGCGGCCAACTTCAGGTGAACGGGCTGCTGAAAGAAGCTTCCGCCGGTGAAACAAGGCGGAAGCGTTTGGCCGAGCAAGATGGCACTCGCGAACTGGAACGTTTGGCCCGGCGAGCGGATGAGGCCGCTCAGACGCCGGTCGCAAAGTCCCTTGCCGGCGGTCTGGCTGGACCGCCCCCCCAGCGCACCCCCATGGAAGCCGCCGACAAACGCGAGGAAAAAGCCGCCGAGGGCAAAAAAGAGCTGCTCCAAGAAAGTTTGGAGGTCGCCAAGATGCCCACTGCCGGAGACACTCCCCAGCTTGGAAGAATATTTGCCCCGCCTCCCTCCCCCGCGGTCCCGCCCGGCAAACCAGACGCTGAAGAAACCCTGGCCAAGGGCAAACCCGGGGCCTCCCTGCCTCCCCTGATTCATCAGTTGGAAGTGCAGACGGCCCCGAATAGCGGGGTTAATTTCAGCACCTTTTCACTCAACGTCAGTGATGTTTCGTTCAAGACTGCTGCGGCCAGCTTGCAGGCCGGCCAATGGCCCGATCCCCACTCCATCCGCGTTGAGGAATTCATCAATGCCTTCCATTACCGCGACCCCGCGCCCGCCCCCGGGGCCCGGCTGGCTTTCAACTGGGAAATGGCCCGCCATCCCTTTGCCCACCAGCGCGATTTACTGCGCTTTTCCATTCAAACCGCAGCCCTGGGCCGTCAGGCTGCCCAACCGCTGCACCTGGTGGTTCTGCTGGACAATTCCGGCTCCATGGGTCGCCCGGATCGCGTGGCCATCGTTGGCCAGGCTTTGCGGGTGCTGGCGGACAAATTGCAACCGCAGGACAAACTTAGTGTCGTGGCCTTCGCCCGCCGCCCCCAATTGTGCGTGGACGGCCAGCCGGGCCATCAGGCCAGAGAAGCCCTCCAGCGCGTGCTGCAACTCAATCCGGAAGGGGGCACGGATTTGGGCGCCGGTCTGGATCTGGCTTATCAGACTGCGCTCAAACATTTTCATGCCCGGGCCAATAATCGAGTGCTGTTGCTCACCGATGGTGCTGCCAACCTGGGCGATGTGGATCCTGAAGTGCTCAAACGCAAGGTGGTCAGCCATCGCCAGAAAGGTGTGGCGCTGGACTGCTTCGGCGTGGGCTGGGAGGGGCTGGACGATGACCTTTTGGAATTGCTCTCGCGGAATGGCGACGGGCGCTACGCACTCCTCAATGAGGTGGATCAGGCGGCCACCGAGTTTGCGGAAAAACTGGCCGGTGCCTTGAACGTGGCCGCCGCCGATGTCAAAACGCAGGTGGAGTTCAATCCCTACCGCGTCACGGCCTACCGCCAGATCGGCTACGCCCGGCATCAACTGACCAAAGAACAGTTCCGTGACAACACCGTGGACGCCGCCGAGCTGGCCGCGGCCGAGGCCGGTAACGCGATGTACGTCGTGCAGGTCAATCCCCAGGGGAGCGGACCGCTGGGGGTGGTGCGGGTGCGCTATCGCGTTCCGCAAACCGGCGAATATGAAGAGCGGGAATGGGTGCTGCCCTATCAACCGCAACCGCCGTCCCTCGAGCAGGCCTCGCCGGCAATGCGCCTGGCCGCCGCCGCTGCGTTGTTCGGTGAGTACCTGTCGCGCAACCCTTACGCCGGCGAGATTCAGCTCAAGCGCCTGGCCGCCCTGGCCGGCAGCACGGTGAAGGCGTTTGAACCCGACCCGCGCCCGCAACAGCTTCTCACCATGCTTCAGCAAGCCCTGCGACTGGAAGGGATGCAATGA
- a CDS encoding putative porin: protein MSKNYIKYWVGFGVLTAFLSLGNWGYGQSADALIDKLIEKGILTAREAEQLREDADKDFRRAYSVKSGLPEWVTSLHLNGDARVRYEGIYVPNDQIPGSATTALDRHRFRYRLRFGAVAGFWDNLQAGFRLTSGEAGATGGDPISGNTTFNNNASKKYIYLDLAYGKWTAVNNRQWTLTLTGGKMENPFVTSDMVFDKDYTPEGAALQLIHRPNDIHSLALNAGGFVLNELGGSSHDSYLVGVQTRWEAMWSLQFQTSLGASWFGVSDVQNLASGQVFNSNRGNTRTAAGALVHHYNPFYLDFAATYTLEKFWRYPNPFPIRVEADYLHNPAVHDENYGWSAGFTLGKAGKRGLWELSYRYKHLGADAFYEELVDSDFGGFYGVAPAGGAVGYGSGTNVRGHIVRLQYSPFDSTTIAITYFLCDLINGYAAPGARASSEAGRLQVDVSWKF from the coding sequence ATGTCTAAAAACTACATAAAATACTGGGTCGGTTTCGGGGTGCTAACAGCTTTCCTGAGTCTGGGGAACTGGGGCTACGGGCAATCGGCAGACGCCCTCATTGATAAACTCATTGAGAAAGGCATCCTGACCGCCCGTGAAGCGGAGCAATTGCGGGAAGATGCCGACAAGGATTTTCGCCGGGCATACTCGGTCAAGAGCGGTTTGCCGGAGTGGGTGACTTCATTGCACCTGAACGGCGATGCCCGGGTGCGGTATGAGGGCATTTACGTGCCGAATGATCAGATCCCAGGTTCCGCCACCACGGCGCTGGACCGGCATCGTTTCCGCTATCGTTTGCGTTTCGGAGCAGTGGCGGGTTTCTGGGACAACTTGCAGGCCGGGTTTCGTTTGACCTCAGGTGAGGCGGGAGCCACGGGGGGCGACCCCATCTCCGGCAATACCACCTTCAACAACAACGCCAGTAAAAAGTATATCTACCTTGATTTGGCGTATGGCAAATGGACGGCGGTCAACAACCGGCAGTGGACGCTGACCCTGACCGGCGGCAAGATGGAGAACCCCTTTGTGACCAGTGACATGGTATTTGACAAGGATTACACGCCGGAAGGCGCGGCACTGCAGTTGATTCACCGGCCCAACGACATTCACAGCCTGGCTCTGAATGCCGGCGGCTTTGTGCTGAACGAACTGGGCGGCTCCAGTCATGACAGCTACCTGGTGGGCGTGCAAACCCGCTGGGAGGCCATGTGGTCACTTCAATTTCAAACCTCCTTGGGCGCCTCCTGGTTTGGCGTCAGCGATGTGCAAAACCTGGCCAGCGGCCAGGTCTTCAACTCCAACCGGGGCAACACCCGCACGGCCGCCGGGGCGCTGGTACACCATTACAATCCCTTCTATCTAGATTTTGCGGCCACCTATACCCTCGAAAAGTTCTGGCGGTATCCCAACCCTTTCCCCATCCGGGTGGAGGCTGATTATTTGCACAATCCGGCTGTGCACGATGAAAATTATGGATGGAGCGCTGGTTTTACCTTGGGCAAGGCGGGCAAACGCGGGTTGTGGGAGCTGAGCTACCGTTACAAGCACCTGGGCGCAGATGCATTTTACGAGGAATTGGTGGACTCGGATTTTGGCGGGTTTTATGGCGTGGCGCCTGCGGGCGGTGCAGTAGGTTATGGTTCCGGCACCAACGTACGCGGCCACATCGTGCGCCTGCAGTATTCGCCGTTTGATTCCACCACCATCGCCATTACTTATTTTTTGTGCGACCTGATTAACGGTTACGCCGCGCCGGGAGCGCGGGCCAGCTCGGAAGCCGGTCGGTTGCAGGTGGATGTCTCCTGGAAATTCTAA
- the pstC gene encoding phosphate ABC transporter permease subunit PstC — protein MPHKYMGTNRAAGWMGLHRGHKARPLEWLAEKVILLVSLSAIVIIFLIFIFVTREALPIILGRMDSSAIRNVRPPEDLDKMSPQEIQAYLHLKPAEYARMDREALKEMMKVRLEAKDEIPDDKDAQVNTTAWRYLILPYQWSDYDRPEYIWQPVSQVPKYNLIPLIIGSLKASLVALLFAVPLALGAAIYVSQLASPRLKEWLKPGIELLAGIPSVVLGFFALIVMASVLQGVFGYQSRLNALLAGIALGLAIIPVVFSIAEDALTSVPRSFTEGALALGSSKWQAAWHIVLPAAVPGVFAAVVLGFGRAIGETMIVLMASGNASIVSWSLLDSTRTMTATIAAEMAETVVGGHHYRMLFLIGALLFLVTFIGNMVADWFIHRLKKRLEGHA, from the coding sequence ATGCCGCACAAATACATGGGCACCAACCGGGCGGCGGGCTGGATGGGCCTGCACCGGGGCCACAAGGCCCGCCCGCTCGAATGGCTGGCGGAGAAGGTGATCCTGCTGGTGTCGCTCTCCGCCATTGTCATCATCTTCCTCATCTTTATCTTTGTCACCCGGGAGGCCCTGCCGATCATCCTGGGGCGCATGGACTCCTCGGCAATCCGCAATGTCCGCCCCCCGGAGGACCTGGATAAGATGTCCCCGCAGGAAATCCAGGCCTATCTGCACTTGAAGCCCGCGGAATACGCGCGTATGGACCGTGAGGCCCTGAAGGAAATGATGAAGGTGCGTCTGGAGGCCAAGGACGAAATCCCCGACGACAAGGACGCGCAAGTCAACACCACGGCTTGGCGGTACTTGATTTTACCCTACCAATGGAGCGACTATGATCGGCCTGAGTATATCTGGCAGCCGGTCTCGCAGGTACCCAAGTACAATCTCATTCCTTTGATTATTGGCAGCCTCAAGGCTTCGTTGGTGGCGCTGCTCTTCGCTGTGCCCTTGGCGCTGGGCGCGGCCATTTACGTCTCACAACTGGCCTCGCCGCGCCTCAAGGAATGGCTAAAGCCGGGCATTGAATTGCTGGCGGGTATTCCCTCGGTGGTGCTGGGCTTTTTTGCCTTAATTGTCATGGCCTCCGTATTGCAGGGGGTGTTTGGCTATCAATCCCGGCTCAACGCACTGTTGGCGGGCATTGCCTTGGGCCTGGCCATCATCCCGGTGGTGTTCAGCATCGCGGAGGATGCCCTGACAAGTGTGCCCCGCAGTTTCACCGAAGGGGCGCTGGCTCTGGGCTCCTCCAAGTGGCAGGCGGCTTGGCACATCGTCCTGCCGGCGGCTGTGCCGGGGGTGTTTGCCGCGGTGGTGTTGGGTTTCGGCCGCGCCATCGGGGAAACCATGATTGTTTTGATGGCCAGCGGCAACGCGAGCATCGTCTCGTGGAGTCTCCTTGACTCTACCCGTACCATGACGGCCACCATCGCGGCGGAAATGGCGGAGACGGTGGTGGGCGGGCATCATTACCGGATGCTCTTCCTCATCGGCGCCCTGCTGTTTCTCGTCACCTTCATCGGCAACATGGTGGCAGACTGGTTCATTCATCGGTTGAAAAAACGCCTGGAGGGCCACGCATGA
- the pstB gene encoding phosphate ABC transporter ATP-binding protein PstB: protein MAELLATQLNQDPRRGAGLAESSTLISLRHLSLWYGQNQALTDITMDIKANVVTAFIGPSGCGKSTLLRCFNRMNDLIDGVRMEGVVEIAGQNIYHPDVDVIELRKRVGMVFQRSNPFPKSIYENIAYALRLHGLRDRKKLDEVVEQSLRSAALWDEVKDRLHSSAMGLSGGQQQRLCIARAIAIKPDIILMDEPASALDPLATARIEDLILDLKKDYTIVIVTHNMQQAARISDMTAFFYLGELIEYDTTEKIFTNPARKQTEDYVTGRFG, encoded by the coding sequence ATGGCTGAACTGCTTGCCACGCAATTGAATCAAGACCCCCGCCGGGGGGCCGGGCTGGCGGAATCGTCCACCCTCATTTCGCTGCGCCATTTGTCCCTCTGGTATGGCCAGAACCAGGCGTTGACCGACATCACCATGGACATCAAGGCTAATGTGGTCACCGCCTTCATCGGACCGTCCGGTTGCGGCAAATCCACCCTGCTGCGCTGCTTCAACCGGATGAACGATTTGATTGACGGGGTGCGCATGGAGGGGGTGGTGGAAATTGCCGGGCAAAACATCTACCACCCGGATGTGGACGTGATCGAGCTGCGCAAGCGCGTGGGCATGGTGTTTCAACGCTCCAATCCTTTCCCCAAATCCATTTACGAGAACATCGCGTACGCCCTGCGTCTTCACGGTTTGCGGGATCGCAAGAAACTGGACGAGGTGGTGGAGCAGAGCCTGCGCTCGGCCGCGTTGTGGGATGAGGTCAAGGACCGGCTGCACAGCAGCGCCATGGGCCTGAGCGGCGGCCAGCAGCAGCGGCTGTGCATTGCCCGCGCCATCGCCATCAAGCCGGACATTATCCTCATGGATGAACCAGCCTCTGCGTTGGATCCCCTGGCCACCGCCCGCATTGAGGACCTCATTTTGGATTTGAAAAAGGACTACACCATTGTCATCGTCACCCACAACATGCAACAAGCCGCGCGCATCTCGGACATGACCGCCTTTTTCTACCTGGGCGAGCTGATCGAGTATGACACGACGGAAAAAATCTTCACCAATCCCGCGCGCAAGCAGACGGAGGATTACGTCACCGGCCGGTTCGGTTGA